Proteins encoded within one genomic window of Desulfobacterales bacterium:
- a CDS encoding PIN domain-containing protein: MKGLLVDSNVILDIFLDDPNWADWAESALARYSDHTTLYINTIIYTEVSVGFKKIEELESALHKGGFQMLEIPKEALFLAGKAYLKYKRGKGIKKSSLPDFYIGAQAAVLDMDLITRDEGRYRTYFPTVRVIPVVAKAQDAPAPRRPRVKP, encoded by the coding sequence ATGAAGGGGCTTCTTGTTGACTCCAATGTCATTCTGGACATTTTCCTTGATGATCCCAATTGGGCTGATTGGGCTGAATCTGCACTGGCACGTTATAGCGACCACACAACACTTTATATTAACACGATAATTTACACAGAAGTATCGGTAGGTTTCAAGAAAATTGAAGAATTGGAATCGGCCCTTCATAAAGGCGGATTTCAGATGTTGGAAATTCCCAAAGAAGCCCTGTTTCTGGCTGGAAAAGCTTATCTTAAATACAAAAGGGGGAAAGGGATCAAGAAATCCTCCTTACCCGATTTCTATATTGGCGCTCAGGCTGCTGTACTTGACATGGATTTAATCACACGGGATGAGGGCCGTTATAGGACATATTTCCCTACCGTTAGAGTGATCCCTGTTGTTGCAAAAGCCCAGGATGCCCCAGCTCCAAGGCGTCCAAGGGTGAAGCCGTAG
- a CDS encoding AbrB/MazE/SpoVT family DNA-binding domain-containing protein, with protein MRVTTKGQVTIPQHIREKLGITPTTEVDFVEEDDRVFLVKQKGRKPAALKFAKLRGAATVKMTTDEIMALTRSDK; from the coding sequence ATGAGAGTAACCACAAAAGGTCAGGTCACCATTCCCCAGCACATTCGCGAAAAACTGGGAATCACCCCGACAACAGAGGTTGATTTTGTCGAGGAAGATGACCGTGTTTTTTTAGTGAAACAAAAAGGGAGAAAACCGGCCGCCCTGAAATTTGCAAAACTGCGTGGTGCTGCAACTGTTAAAATGACGACAGATGAAATAATGGCCTTGACGAGGTCAGATAAATGA
- a CDS encoding nucleotidyl transferase AbiEii/AbiGii toxin family protein: protein MAKNIKNTAASLHQRLINKAKDTARPFNEILQHFAIERFIYRLSKSPHADRFLLKGALMFVAWTGPGSRPTMDIDLLGKIVNSPEVIVAAMRDACETEVESDGIAFHPESVTAARITEGADYEGVRCRVRGVLGNARISLQIDIGFGDVVVPGPCKVAYPSLLDFPPPELNGYTKESTIAEKFQAMVKLGVLNSRMKDFYDIWFLSRTFDFRGDTLAEAIEKTFENRKTIITINPTVFDLSFRKDAGKKVQWLGFIRKAKLADAPESFEDVVAAIKAFLDPILTSIVERQRFHGLWTAPGPWRGYAHFKHFFR from the coding sequence ATGGCAAAGAATATTAAAAACACAGCCGCGTCATTACATCAACGTCTTATCAACAAGGCCAAGGATACCGCCCGGCCGTTTAATGAAATCCTGCAGCACTTTGCCATCGAACGGTTTATCTACCGGCTTTCCAAGAGCCCCCACGCGGACAGGTTCCTCCTGAAAGGCGCCTTGATGTTTGTTGCATGGACCGGACCTGGGTCACGCCCCACCATGGACATCGACCTGCTGGGAAAAATCGTCAACAGCCCCGAAGTGATTGTCGCTGCTATGAGGGATGCCTGCGAAACGGAAGTCGAGTCGGATGGCATAGCCTTTCATCCGGAGTCGGTGACCGCAGCCAGGATTACCGAAGGCGCCGATTACGAAGGCGTGCGCTGCCGCGTCCGGGGCGTCCTCGGCAACGCACGGATCTCTCTGCAGATTGATATCGGTTTCGGAGATGTTGTCGTTCCGGGTCCCTGCAAGGTCGCGTACCCTTCGCTTCTAGACTTTCCTCCGCCTGAGTTGAATGGCTACACCAAGGAGAGCACCATTGCCGAGAAGTTCCAGGCCATGGTCAAACTGGGAGTTTTGAACAGCCGGATGAAAGATTTCTACGATATATGGTTCCTGTCCCGCACATTTGACTTCAGGGGCGACACGTTGGCCGAAGCGATTGAAAAAACATTTGAAAACCGAAAAACGATAATCACAATCAATCCCACGGTCTTTGATCTTTCTTTCAGGAAGGATGCGGGCAAAAAGGTTCAGTGGTTGGGGTTCATCAGGAAAGCCAAGCTTGCCGACGCACCGGAATCCTTCGAGGATGTCGTTGCAGCCATCAAGGCTTTTCTCGATCCCATCTTAACCTCTATTGTCGAACGACAGAGGTTTCACGGCCTATGGACAGCGCCTGGCCCCTGGCGGGGATATGCACATTTTAAACATTTTTTCAGATGA